In the Primulina tabacum isolate GXHZ01 chromosome 7, ASM2559414v2, whole genome shotgun sequence genome, attatcaaaacCCAATATATGCATACAGACTAGATCAAGTAAATGATTTCGGGACTTCAGAACCTGGCTGCATCATCTTCAACAGTCAATTCCTCAACGAAGGTTCGCAAATCCGTCGTGGTTCTCGATCCATTGTTAGCCTCAGCCTACGCAAATAAGTCAGTATAAATGCATTTTCTGATTCACACAGACGTAGTTTTAAATTGCAAAATCTGCAGCATAAGATGAGAATTGGTTACAGTTCGATTCGAAACCGCATCAGCCATCTTCTCGGATGTCTTCGCAGTTGCAATAGTATGTATCAGACTGCAATGGAAACAGATGTAGCCGTATTGACACGAAGAGGAAATGTAAGGAACCAGATGCAGGCAGAGAGACCGATTTCAGAGTAGATCTTCGCcagttattattttattattattattattattggaaAACCGGATCTTTCTTTAAACACAGGTGAGCCTTATAATTGAAAACCGAGCATGGAAAGATGGACCTATTTCAAGCAGGCCCATTCAAATTGAGTCGTCAACTCGGGTTTGGTCGATCTAAATATCTAtagtttcatcaaataattcgATTTTGAAAAACGATCATAGACAATAATAGAACATTTGGGTATGATATGAATATCTGATCAAGGGTGTGAGAATGATTTTGAAGAAGGATATTAATATGATAAATGAAAATGCGACAAGAGATATAGATTCCTTAAATCGTACATATTGACATACTTAATCGATTACGACTCTGTCAAAGAAAATCGAATTAGCATAATATGGATAGCATTGACACATGATAATGGAAGATATTTTATATACAGAAGGTTATTAACCAAAACACaaatataatcaaaataaattataaaaatctaTAATAATCAATAGGAAACAAGTAGAAAGTGTGTCATTCTATTCAAGTTTGTTGGTTTACAGCATATTTTGAATGTTACACTTGAAATATTTCTCCTCTATAATgatatgttgaaattttaatatttagatTATCAATACATTTAGTCAATTTCATTAAAATACGATAAAAGCACATTATCTAatgaagttggatcattgagaGAATAATTCGagataaaatatatatcaactCATAACTCATAAGAGATATCTACATGCTCTACGTCTTCAAAtaggaaaatgttttttttctatataaaaaaaaattatgcaaaAAAGAAACACAAAATATTTGGCAGCATcataacattttttaaaaatatattatgatcagtcaagatctaaacttatgaGAGTAAAAAATGTCTCATAGAATaggtataaaaaaataaagaaaaatgagagaaatttgtaaaataaactTAGTAAACaatttatgtttaagaaaatgttATCATCAAATGTATtatatcattttcttaaaaatataattgatgAGAGCTTAAAAAAATACTCCGAAGAAAATATGTAGTATCGAATATTTGTTGTCTTTTATAacatatgaatttttatttccTTCGTAATCTTTTCTATTTTTACTCTCCACCATTTAAACAAGGGTTATACACGGAAAAACCCCTGCATCCCCCGGAAAGAAAGGTTTTGCCACAAATCGCTTCCAAAAAACTTGAAATCCAcatctggaaaaaaaaaatttgaattccTTCAAATCTTAGCCGTcagaaaaaattgatcaaaggAACAAAGTCGAACCGTTAATTCTGAGAACCGGTCCATGAACTACCAAACCAACTGCAGTTAAGCCCGCCCTTCAAACCGCCGGTTCGGAACCCGGCCCACGTGCACCGCGTATTCTAATTCTTTGTTTTAGTCCATCGGGCATTCTTCTCCGCACATCCTTTCCATCATCCTCCATTTCCAGAATTAATCCTGTTCATTACTTaggaaattttaaatatatataagaagacccaagagtttggttttgattTGTGATTGCGAAATCGGGGCTGAATCTTCTTGTCGCGCGGTCGCCGTAGCTGATCCAGGTTCTTCATCTTCTGACTTCACCGCCCCGCCACCGAGTTTTAGTTTTCGAATTTCTTCACCTGCGATTTAAGAAGTTTTCCCATTCTATTACAACATTTTGGTTGTGTCTGGGAGTTAACTTTTGCCTTCAATGATCGACTTTTCAAATTACAGTCTCTAGTTGTTGTCCACCTTGATTCGTGCAATTCATTTTTAGCTGATATGAACATGATTTTAATCGATCTCTCGTCTCTGTCTCTTTTTTTCCTTCTTATTAACCATTTAGGTACAGGTTTTGGTGAGGCTGGTTCAATTTTCTGGATGCACCAAAAATAATTTGACCGTCTCTATAACATCAAAATGGGGCATTGCTTAGCTAAGGTACTGTGTCAATGCTCTAAGTTCTCATGTGAATTATCCTTTCCttgcattattatttttggaGGTCCGGCCAGCTGTCTTTATTGCCCAAATGCGTATTTATCCGTTGCATTAGCAGTCTCTTCATTATTTGTCTCCCAAATTATGGTTGAATAATTCAACTGCTGTTGATGTAGTGatgatatatttaaaaatactgtGAGGCCCAAACCCTTTTTTTacccttttctttttctaaGCTAAAAGCATTATATATGTAGTTTTTTTATGCTACATCCATCATGTATACTTGTCCTATATGATGTGAAGAAAcataaaagaaattgaaatgTGCACAATTGATATGCAACAAatcaaactatatatatatagcatctGATTTGGTCCAATAGATATACGTGTTGCAAATAATGATTCACATGTTAGTTTTTGTTGATTATTCAATACAGATATCTAGAGAACAGATACTGTAATAGTTTTATTCAGTCTTGTCAAATAAACGACGGGTCTTCGTTTTCTTTTGTTACCTACTCTCAGTTCCATATATGTTTGCTAATTAATGGGTTCAATATCTATCATATTTTGCCATCAATCATCGTCTGAATGATGTAGAATCTTAATTGTGTTTTACTATTAAATAAAAAGTGTTCAATCCTtggaattttaaaattcttcCACATGTTATAGCTGTCTAAATGGGCTTACTGGTGTTTTATCACGTCTTTTGTTGTTTTACCTTATAGTTTGATATGCTCTGTGAAATGGAGATCATTTTATTGGAAACTTAATAGGCTACAAATGATGGAGATGATTCTGATCATAATGTTGAGTTGACTGGTGGAAATGTGCACCTTATCACGACAAAGGAAGGTTGGGAACAAAAGATGGCAGAAGCTAAGACAGATGGAAAAATTGTGAGCAttctttctatttttatttgattctaTTTTTTGTCTGAATATCGTAAGTTGCATTATTGGGTTGTTCCAAGAATGTGATGGCGTCTAAGCACCATATCCGTTCATTTATTTAACGGTTAGTCAAAAATGTGTGTTGGCCTTTTTTATACAAGCACTTCAAATGAGCTGTTTTATCTCCTGTTATGATTTGCATATATTATATAGCGCAATGGAAAACTGGTTTCAAATTTTTAGGGAGTGTCAAGTATATGTGTTACTTTAAGGAAAAACCTTAATGTTGTATTATCCATTCTTGGTctcgtaatttttttttgcaatGCAATAAGAAATTTCAAAGGTTCAATCACTCTTGTCTATCCATAATCCTTGACCAGCTCTTCCGTCTCTAATGTCGGAGCTTCTTTTGACTAGGTTGTGTGATACACTTAACTTACCACCATGTCCTTCGAGCAATTCTTTATATTGGACATTCACCTGTTGCTAAAAAATCATGAATGCAGATCTGCATCATACTCGTGATTCGTTATTGAACTTGATATGAAGAAAGTGAGACTCGCATGCATTAGCTAGCACAAAATTCTTGTCAACTTATATTCtttcataaatattaaattcatcGCCACCTCACGTATTTTTCTTGAATTGTCGACTCTTTTTCACATCCCCTCACCTAGTAAATTTTGTCAGTACCTTAAAATGCAAAACGTGTCACCTGAGTCATTGATGAAGATTCAATGGGGATATTCGAGGTTCACTGATCAATATCCATACTCTTTCTGCTTAGCCATGTAAATATTTCCTTCTTCACTTTTTGGGAAGAAAATGATCGGTTCTGATTTTAGTGATATGAAATTCTATCCCGTTGTACTGAAACAATGGCTATAACCCTTGTATCTTTGGAGTTATAAAAGAGTATCGTACCCATATGTTTCGTTGACTTGTTCCCCCTTATTTGTCTTGTCtttaacaaattttttattCCATTGAGGTAGCATTTTGTTATTGTTATATCGTTCAATCCCAGCGATCAGCTGCATCATGCTTCATGTAATCAAACATTTCCTTGTTATGTAATAGGATTTTCATGTGCAGGGGAGCACTATCATTGCATATATTATGTGCTTTTCAATTTTTCAATGCCTCAATAGTCAGGGAGACTTATAGGCTTTTACTGTGTTATAACTTATATGCCTGTACCTTGCATTTTCTGTCTTAACAGTTTGTGATTGTGCATCAGGTAATCGCCAATTTCAGTGCTTCATGGTGTGGCCCTTGCAAACTTATTGCACCTTTCTATGCTGAGCTGTCTGAGAAACACCAATCTCTAATGTTTTTGACAGTTGATGTGGACGAGCTCACTGTAAGTTTTGCATCTACTTGGCTACCTGAATTGAAATCATTATGTTTGTGCATTTCAAGTCTTTAAATGGAGCAGTGTAAATTTTTAAGTTCAGGCACCTTAAGCAGATGTATACTTTTTTGGGTCGCAAAAATGATGCAGGAGTAATGCAGCTGTTAAAATTGTTCTTTGCTTCAGGAATTTAGCACATCATGGGATATCAAAGCAACGCCAACCTTCTTTTTCCTTAAAGACGGGCGACAACTTGACAAACTTGTAGGAGCCAACAAGTCAGAACTGCAGAAGAAGGTGACTGTGAtacttgatttttaaccttACGCGAGACATAAATTTTACGACTCTGTATGTATGATCACAAGACAGATATTTTGTTGATCTTCCTTTATATGTATATCCGACTGTATATTGGACGAGATTATTGTGTGGGTGTTTGTCTTGGAATTGTTCATTATGGTggtaaaattattgaaaaagttgATGTGATATTTGTGCCGAGTTTGGTCGTACAACTTGTCTTTATCACTCACAAGATTTCTTTCCTGCCATACCTAAAGGTTTTCGTTAAAAGGGGTGCCTTCTAACGAAATTTTCCCCCCTCTGATGTATAATATATTACCAAAGCAACTTCGTTTGGACCGCGTAATCTTAAGTTGGATTTAAATCTGGCGGTTTAAAAATAGAAATCGTTTTAACTTTCAAGTTTAAAATTCAGATCAGAAGCTGAGTATTAATTGTCAACGCTCAATTAGAATTAGATATGGTTTAACGACGAGAGCTTTCTGTCAAAGCAATATTTGTTTTTCTGATAATGCTTGCGAAAGTTCAATCTCCAATCAAGAAAACCGAATTCCACCTGACCTGTCATATCGATTGTCATTTGAGTATGACAAGCCACATTTAGTTTACTGTTGAACGCGTTGGTAACCATGTAATTCATTTCATACAGTCTGCTTCTCACAGTAGTAGGAACCAAGCATCCAAGATCGATGAAACATTAGTTTTAGTGCATGAGACCATCCATTCAATTAAATATCAGCACGTGATTTAACAACATACGTAAAAGCAACTGATCTTTCACCAGATCATCATAAGCCGAGAATGTGTTTGGAGGCTCAGATTTGAGCAAAACATAAacaaacaaaaacaataaagatacatgCACGACCCTTTTCCGTGGAATTAGCGACCTTTGGGATTCATTATCTGAGAAAAGACTGCACTTGGCGTCAATTAGCGACCTTTGGGATTCATTATCTGAGAAAAGACTGCACTTGGCGTCAACCCATCCGAGTCTTCGCTGGCAAGGCTGCGTCCACCAATGCTCATTGACAATCCACTGCTTTTTGAATCCGTTATGTTTCCATCAAAACCTGGGGATGAGTTGGTAGTATTCTTAACGTCGAATGAATCACTTTCCTCTGCACTCTCCTGAAGTTGCAGAGCAAACTCAAGGTTCCACAACACATCGCCCATGGAAGGTCTCTCAGTTCCAACATCAGACACACACTTCACCGCAGTCTCAGCAATTTTTTTAAAGCATTCCGGTGCAATCTTACCCTTAAGGTAAGGATCGATAATCTGGTCAAGAATTCCCTTCTTGTGACAATGCAGTGCCCACTCAGCTAAGCTAACTTGTTCCTTAGGGAGTGTAGGGTTTAATGCCGGCCTAGCGCATAAGATTTCAAAAAGTACAACTCCATATGAGTATACATCAGATTTTTCAGTCAATTGCTGCCTTCTGAAATACTCTGGATCCAGATAAC is a window encoding:
- the LOC142551761 gene encoding thioredoxin H9-like, with amino-acid sequence MGHCLAKATNDGDDSDHNVELTGGNVHLITTKEGWEQKMAEAKTDGKIVIANFSASWCGPCKLIAPFYAELSEKHQSLMFLTVDVDELTEFSTSWDIKATPTFFFLKDGRQLDKLVGANKSELQKKVTVILDF